CAGTCCTCATCCTATCAGCTCTGTCTCAGGTGGATGATCGCGTTACCGGCCTGCGTGCTGGCGGAGATGACTACCTCTCCAAACCCTACGCATTTTCAGAACTTCTTGCTCGTGTAGAAGCATTAGGCCGCCGGAAAACGGGTCCGCAGGTGGAAACCAAGCTGCAAGTGTCTGATCTGATTTTGGACCGTCTTGCGCACTCTGTCTCGCGCGCTGGTCAGGATCTTGTTTTGCAGCCCCGTGAGTTCCGTCTGCTGGAATACCTCATGAAACATGCAGGACAGGTCGTAACCCGCACTATGCTGCTGGAAAACGTCTGGGACTACCATTTCGACCCTCAGACCAATGTAATTGACGTTCACATCTCGCGTCTCCGGTCAAAGATCGACAAAGGCTTTGACTATCCATTGTTACACACCGTGCGCGGTGCGGGGTACTCCATCCGTGACAGCTCTAACTAGGATACTCTCCACCACGGCCTTCAAACTGGCGGCGATCTACCTCACGTCGTTCACCGCGCTCTCTGTGTTTTTGTTTATCTTCATTTCGCAGAACACAGATGATCTGATGAACAAACAGGTCGTACAAACCGTTGATGCTGAAATTCAGGGCCTTGCCGAGCAATACGCTCAAAACGGGATCAACGGCCTTGTAGTCGGCGTGGAGCGCAGAGTGCGCAGCCCCAATTCCAATCTCTATCTCATTCTGGATTACTCCGGAAATGTCATTACAGGAAACATCTCCTATCTTCCTGAAAAGGTCTTGGCTGAAAGCGACGGGAGCATTCAGTTTGTGTCCTATACGCCGCACGGCATGCCTGCGACAGAGAAAGCAAAATTCAAAGCCATAGTCCGCATCTTTGAGCTCCCCGGCAACTTTAAACTCCTTGTCGGGCGTGATTTGGAAGATCAGGTTCATTTGAAAAACCTACTGGGAGATGCGCTCACGCTGTGGCTCGTAGGTATGGTGGTTCTGGCCGGAATCACATGGTTCTTCGTGAACCGCCGTATTTTGAAGCGTATCGACAACCTGTCCATGAGCTCACGTCAGATTATGGAGGGCGATTTGGCAGGTCGTCTGGACGTCACTGGTAATGGAGATGAGTTTGACCGCCTCGCAAGCAACCTCAACGTCATGCTGGATCGTATTGAGGACCTGATGCGCGGCCTTAAGGAAGTTTCCGATAACATCGCCCATGATTTAAAAACTCCACTCACACGCATGCGGGGACGTGTGGAAGCAGCCTTGCGTGCAGATCTGACGGAGATTGAAGGCCGGCGCTGCTTGGAAGATACACTGATTGAAACAGATGAACTCATCAACACCTTCAATGCGCTGCTGCGTATCGCCCGTGTTGAAGCAGGGTCGACCGGTGCGCAATTGAAAGCCCAAAGACTTGCGGAGATCGTCAATGATGTCTGTGAGCTTTATGAACCAGCTGCTGAAGAGGAAGGCGTTGAGTTTTCTGTGTCAGTCAAGGGTGACCCAATTGTTGACGGTGACCGGGAACTCCTAGCTCAGGCAATGGCAAATCTTATTGAAAATGCTCTCAAATATGGGCGTCCAGAACACGAAGATGTTCAACCTACCATCAAAATTGACTTATCCAAAATTGGCGAACAAGCTATACTCAGCATCGAAGACAATGGCAGCGGCATTGTCAAAGCTGATCGCGATAGAGTCTGTAATCGCTTTGTTCGGTTGGATAGTTCACGTCATGCACCGGGATCTGGCCTTGGACTGTCCCTTATCAAGGCGGTGGTAACTCTCCATCATGGAGAATTGCAGTTAAGGTCTGCAACAACAGCAGATGATTCTGATAGTGATAAACAATCTGGCTTAAGTGCACGGATTGTGTTGCCCCTGAGCAAGGGGTTAGCAAGTGACGGAGAGGTCAAAGAGGCATGGGACAAGGCTCAGAAGAAGAACGCCACCAGCTGAAAACCAGTACTCTCAAACGCGTCCATAGAGAAGGGGCACCTGCGCCCCTTCTTGAGCGTTTGGAGAAAATGCCTGTTTGTGCGGATGATGATTTAGGCAACCAGCACCTTAAAGACCTGATTAAAAAACTGGAACGCAAAGATCTGATCTCTGAGTTTGAACAGTTGTGTCAGCGCGTCCCACATCTTCGCAGTTTCATTAAGGGCTTCATGGTCAATGCGCCGTTTCTGCGCGAGACCATGCTGCGTGATGTACATCGCTTCCTGCGCATTCTTAATACGCCACCAGAAGAAACGATTGCCATTCTTTTACAGGACTGCCTGATTGCCAAACCGCAAACAGAAGCCGAGCTTATGCAGGTCTTGCGGTTAGCAAAGCAGGAGATGGCGCTTACTGTCGCTCTGACGGATATCGCCGGGGCATGGCCTTTGGAAAGTGTCACCGGTGCTCTTACACGCTTTGCTGATACGTCTCTGACGGCCTGCTTGCGCTTTTGCTTTCGGGACTTGGAAGCAAAAGGCAAGTTCATCCCTGTTGACCATGATGAGCCGGAGAAAGAAGCGGGTTATTTCATCCTCGCCATGGGCAAACACGGTGCTGGAGAACTCAATTACTCCTCTGATATTGATCTGATCATAATTTATGACCCTGAGAGATCCCGCTTGATTGGCGGAGCTGAAGCTCCTGTTGAATTTGTCCGTATGACGCGCCGCCTCGTAAAACTGATGAATGAGCGCACAGGTGATGGCTATGTCTTTAGAACAGACTTAAGATTAAGGCCTGATCCCGGCGCCACGCCTCTGGCTATCTCGGTACCAGCTGCGCTCGTCTATTATGAAAGCCTTGGGCAAAACTGGGAACGCGCTGCTCTCATCAAAGCGCGCCCTTGTGCTGGTGATATAGAAGCCGGTGAAATCTTTCTGGAAGAAATTCGACCATTCGTCTGGCGGAAATACCTCGACTACGCCGCAATTTCTGACGTTCATTCCATCAAACGGCAGATACACGCTCATAAGGGGTTCGGCAAAATCACTGTTGCTGGTCATAATGTGAAACTTGGTCGTGGTGGTATTCGCGAAGTTGAGTTTTTCGCACAAACCCAGCAGCTCATTGCCGGGGGGCGGAACCCACAGTTACGAGATCGTCGCACAATTATAACGCTGGAACGCCTCGCCGATTGCGGCTGGATTGACCAGTCCGCTTACGTCGAGATGGAAGAAGCCTATCGCTACCTACGGGAAGTTGAGCACCGCATTCAGATGATCAACGATGAGCAAACCCATATCCTGCCAAAGGATGAGGAAGCCCTTACTCGCGTCTACCATCTGATGGGCATTCGTGGTCGCTCAGAGTTTGCCACAGAGATCCGTGCCAGGTTTGAGACGGTGCAAAAACATTATTCCGGCCTGTTTGAACATGAGCCGGATCTGGCGACAAACCTCGGCAATCTGGTCTTTACGGGAGATGATGAAGACCCTGATACTGTTGAGACATTGATGCAGCTGGGTTTCCATAGACCTATTGAGGCGATCAAAATCATTCGCCAGTGGCACTATGGTAGATACCCAGCTGTCCGAGCACCCAAGTCACGGGAACGTTTGACTGAGTTCACACCCATCCTACTGGATGCACTCGCCAAAACGGAAAACGCTGATAAGGCGCTGCTGACGTTTGACTCGTTCCTTTCCAAACTCCCCATGGGTGTTCAGCTGTTCGGATTGCTGAAGTCCAACCCACATCTGCTCAACCTGCTGGCAATGGTCATGGGCAATGCACCGCGGATGGCAGAAATAGTCTCCAGGCGCGTGCATGTGCTTGATGCTCTTTTGGAGCCTGCATTCTTTGGAGGTGCACCAACCCCTGAGCAGGTGAACGCTGCACTTGCAACCACTTTGGGTCAAGCCAGCTACTATGAGG
The window above is part of the Pseudovibrio sp. Tun.PSC04-5.I4 genome. Proteins encoded here:
- a CDS encoding bifunctional [glutamine synthetase] adenylyltransferase/[glutamine synthetase]-adenylyl-L-tyrosine phosphorylase, with the protein product MGQGSEEERHQLKTSTLKRVHREGAPAPLLERLEKMPVCADDDLGNQHLKDLIKKLERKDLISEFEQLCQRVPHLRSFIKGFMVNAPFLRETMLRDVHRFLRILNTPPEETIAILLQDCLIAKPQTEAELMQVLRLAKQEMALTVALTDIAGAWPLESVTGALTRFADTSLTACLRFCFRDLEAKGKFIPVDHDEPEKEAGYFILAMGKHGAGELNYSSDIDLIIIYDPERSRLIGGAEAPVEFVRMTRRLVKLMNERTGDGYVFRTDLRLRPDPGATPLAISVPAALVYYESLGQNWERAALIKARPCAGDIEAGEIFLEEIRPFVWRKYLDYAAISDVHSIKRQIHAHKGFGKITVAGHNVKLGRGGIREVEFFAQTQQLIAGGRNPQLRDRRTIITLERLADCGWIDQSAYVEMEEAYRYLREVEHRIQMINDEQTHILPKDEEALTRVYHLMGIRGRSEFATEIRARFETVQKHYSGLFEHEPDLATNLGNLVFTGDDEDPDTVETLMQLGFHRPIEAIKIIRQWHYGRYPAVRAPKSRERLTEFTPILLDALAKTENADKALLTFDSFLSKLPMGVQLFGLLKSNPHLLNLLAMVMGNAPRMAEIVSRRVHVLDALLEPAFFGGAPTPEQVNAALATTLGQASYYEEALDRARIFAQEQQFLLGLRLITSSISAAEMGQGLSTLADAVLCQLLPLVQKELEETHGKISGADVALVAMGKLGGQEITCSSDLDLILLYDFPEDVVQSDGKRPLAPSQYYSRLTQRLVSALTAPTAEGVLYEVDFRLRPSGNSGPLATRFASFKDYQSKDAWTWEHMALTRTRVITSSSVEFSMQIDCAVSQLLQEKREQKTLALEVCDMRARIQKEKPAKSPWQIKGIPGGLIDIEFIAQFLQLAHGVKHPEILQTRTEDALIKARDLGVLSEEDAETLLPALRHYEDLTQILKLALTGHFDPKTAPGGLLDMLVDTGGEPDFERLTIYMQDQQAKVRETFERLLGKVEQIAKAP
- a CDS encoding response regulator transcription factor encodes the protein MRILIIEDDREAADYLLKALKEAGHAADLAVDGEDGLELAISNTWDVLVVDRMLPKRDGLSIIETLRASGDETPVLILSALSQVDDRVTGLRAGGDDYLSKPYAFSELLARVEALGRRKTGPQVETKLQVSDLILDRLAHSVSRAGQDLVLQPREFRLLEYLMKHAGQVVTRTMLLENVWDYHFDPQTNVIDVHISRLRSKIDKGFDYPLLHTVRGAGYSIRDSSN
- a CDS encoding HAMP domain-containing sensor histidine kinase, which codes for MTALTRILSTTAFKLAAIYLTSFTALSVFLFIFISQNTDDLMNKQVVQTVDAEIQGLAEQYAQNGINGLVVGVERRVRSPNSNLYLILDYSGNVITGNISYLPEKVLAESDGSIQFVSYTPHGMPATEKAKFKAIVRIFELPGNFKLLVGRDLEDQVHLKNLLGDALTLWLVGMVVLAGITWFFVNRRILKRIDNLSMSSRQIMEGDLAGRLDVTGNGDEFDRLASNLNVMLDRIEDLMRGLKEVSDNIAHDLKTPLTRMRGRVEAALRADLTEIEGRRCLEDTLIETDELINTFNALLRIARVEAGSTGAQLKAQRLAEIVNDVCELYEPAAEEEGVEFSVSVKGDPIVDGDRELLAQAMANLIENALKYGRPEHEDVQPTIKIDLSKIGEQAILSIEDNGSGIVKADRDRVCNRFVRLDSSRHAPGSGLGLSLIKAVVTLHHGELQLRSATTADDSDSDKQSGLSARIVLPLSKGLASDGEVKEAWDKAQKKNATS